A window of Pomacea canaliculata isolate SZHN2017 linkage group LG3, ASM307304v1, whole genome shotgun sequence contains these coding sequences:
- the LOC112558681 gene encoding pollen-specific leucine-rich repeat extensin-like protein 1, which produces MPRAQDPEQGPEEPKSREVQSPIAQEPQEPKSPRPKSPKAQAQLAKVRKSQEQEQSPEPRARAQEPKSPKSLRGQSKKPKPKSPRAKSQKQEQEARPRAKSQEREQEPKKQSPAKSKSKEPKRSQEPRSEEPARAKSQEQEPRKSQETKAKSQEKPKARARARVIEQDQSQETKSKEPRAKSQ; this is translated from the exons atgccaagagcccaagacccAGAGCAAGGCCCCGAAGAGCCCAAGAGCAGAGAAGTCCAGAGCCCAATAGCCCAAGAGCctcaagagcccaagagcccaaggcCCAAGAGCCCTAAGGCCCAAGCCCAGCTCGCGAAAGTccgcaagagccaagagcaagagcagagcCCAGAGCCCagagccagagcccaagagcccaagagccccaagagcctAAGAGGCCAA agcaaaaagcccaagcccaagagcccaagagccaagagccaaaagCAAGAGCAAGAagcaagaccaaga gccaagagccaagagcgagagcaagagcccaagaagCAGAGTccagccaagagcaagagcaaagagccaaagagaagccaagagccaaggagCGAAGAGccagcaagagccaagagccaagagcaagagccaagaaaGAGCCAAGAGACcaaggccaagagccaagagaagCCCAAagccagagcaagagcaagagtcATAGAGCAAGACCAGAGCCAAGAGACCAAGAGcaaggagccaagagccaagagccaatga
- the LOC112558682 gene encoding neurofilament heavy polypeptide-like: MVSKETQSRKSPRALKSQEPKSPSPRLQEPAKSSRAQEPRLQHKSPRAPQEPSPSKSEPKSPPRAQEPKDPEARAQELRAAGAKSPRAQRGKESQEPKSPEQEPHEPRAPRSQEPRAQESKSPRASPRANEPKSERPRAQAQDAQRSPRASPKSPRSRARATPRAQDPMSPRAQRCPETEPRSPRAQSPKEPKSPEILQGPRAPDPRAQEAKSPRAQEPTGAQPKSPRAQRSRKAQSQEAQEPKSPKSIEP; encoded by the exons ATGGTCTCCAAAGAGACCCAGAGccgcaagagcccaagagccctcaagagccaagagcccaagagccccaGCCCAAGACTCCAAGAGCCCGCTAAGAGctccagagcccaagagccaaggcTCCAGCACAAGAGCCCAAGAGCGCCCCAAGAGCCAAGCCCAA gcAAGagcgagcccaagagccccccaagagcccaagagcccaaggaCCCAgaagcaagagcccaagagctaAGAGCCGCAGGAgcaaagagcccaagagcccaaagaggCAAGGAGTCCCAAGAGCCCAAAAGCCCAGAGCAAGAGCCTCATGAGCCAAGAGCCCCAAGatcccaagagccaagagcccaagagagCAAGAGCCCGAGAGCCAGCCCAAGAGCCAATGAGCCCAAGAGCGAGCGCCCAAGAGCCCAGGCCCAAGATGCCCAAAGGAGCCCAAGAGCCAGTCCCAAGAGCCCAAGAAGCCGAGCAAGAGCCAcgccaagagcccaagacccAATGAGCCCAAGAGCCCAGCGATGCCCAGAGACAGAGCCCagaagcccaagagcccaaagtCCCAAggagcccaagagcccagagaTTCTCCAAGGCCCAAGAGCTCCAGacccaagagcccaagaagccaagagcccaagagcccaagagcccacaGGAGCccagcccaagagcccaagagcccaaaggAGCCGCAAGGCCCAAAGCCAagaagcccaagagccaaagagcccaaagagcatAGAGCCATGA
- the LOC112558683 gene encoding neurofilament heavy polypeptide-like translates to MIDLKSEEREEREKSRRAKSSKEEERERRAKKEEQEQEPRDKSKSKDPKSKARAKSQRPIEPRARSQEKSQEQEPRAKQEPRSKAPAKKSRAKSKSQEQGKRGKTRAKSKSQSQEPSKPKPKSPKERAQANPKPLRAQDPRGPRPKEAQEPSQEPKPKSDKMPKKPKSPKSPSPPKALRAKPKEPKSPRAQSPRAQTKSPKSPRSPRAQEPQEPNSPRPKSPRPIEPKSQEPKSPRAVIEAPRAQEPKSLKSPSSAKSPRSRQGPRAHKEAKSRKSPKSPEPPRKPRGPRGPKSHRARRRAQEPKMSQVAKVAPKSQELKSPEEAKRELQSPSSP, encoded by the exons caagagcaagagccaagagacaagagcaagagcaaggaTCCAAAGAgcaaagcaagagccaagagccaaagaccaatagagccaagagcaagaagccaagagaagagccaagagcaagagccaagagccaagcaagagccaaga agcaaagcccCAGCCAAGAAgtcaagagccaagagcaagagccaagagcaaggcAAGAGAGgcaagacaagagccaagagcaagagccagagccaagagccaagcaagCCAAAGCCCAAGAGCCCTAAAGAGCGCGCCCAAGCCAA CCCAAAGCCACTAAGAGCCCAAGACCCAAGAGGCCCAAGACCCAAagaagcccaagagcccagccaagagccaaagcccaAGAGCGACAAGATGCCCAagaagcccaagagcccaaagagcccaagcCCACCCAAAGCCCTAAGAGCCAAGCCCAaggagcccaagagcccaagagcccagagcccaagagcgCAGACCAAGAgtcccaagagcccaaga agcccaagagcccaagagcctcAAGAGCCCAATAGCCCaaggcccaagagcccaaggccgatagagcccaagagccaagagcccaagagcccaagagccgtCATAGAagccccaagagcccaagagcccaagagcctcAAGAGCCCAAGTAgcgccaagagcccaaga AGTCGCCAAGGCCCAAGAGCACACAAGGAGGCCAAGAGCCGCAAGAGTCCCAAGAGTCCAGAGCCGCCAAGGAAGCCAAGAGGCCCAAGAGGCCCTAAGAGCCATAGAGCTCGCagaagagcccaagagcccaagatgTCCCAAGTAGCCAAGGTAGccccaaagagccaagagctcAAGAGCCCCGAAGAAGCCAAGAGAGAGCTCCAGAGCCCAAGTAGCCCATAG